In Deltaproteobacteria bacterium, the genomic stretch AGCGCGCGGTCTCTTCGCAGAAGTGCGTCCGCGCCGGCGGAAAGCACAACGACCTCGAGAACGTCGGATTCACGGCCCGGCACCACACCTTCTTCGAAATGCTCGGGAACTTCTCCTTCGGGGACTACTTCAAGAAGGAGGCCATCGCCTGGGCCTGGGAGTTGGTCACCCGTGTCCTCGCCATGCCCGCCGACCGGCTCGCCGTCACGGTCTTCCGCGACGACGACGAGGCGGAGGCGCTCTGGCGCTCGATCGGCGTCCGCAAGGAGCGCATCTTCCGGCTGGGCGAGAAGGACAACTTCTGGGCGATGGGACCGACCGGACCCTGCGGGCCGTGCAGCGAGATTCATCTCTACCGGCTCGCGGGAGGCAACCAGGCGCAGATCGACGAGCACGCCCACCGCTTCTTCGCTCTCGATCAGGCCGAGCAGCTCGGCAGCGACTCGTGGATGGAGCTGTGGAACCTGGTCTTCATGCAGTTCGAGCGGAAGGAACCGGATGGTCCGCTGAGCCCACTGCCGAAGCCGTCGATCGACACCGGTGCCGGCCTCGAGCGCGTCGCCGCCGCCGTCCAGAACGTTCCCTCGAACTACGACACGGACCTTCTCCGCCCGCTGATCGACGAAGCTGCGCACATCTCGGGGAAGACGTATTCGCCGACCGACGCCGTCGACGCGCACGGCCCCTCGGCGTCGATGCGCGTAGTCGCCGACCACTCCCGCGCGGCCGCGTTCCTGCTGGCCGACGGCGTCCTGCCCTCCAACGAAGGCCGCGGTTACGTGCTGCGGCGGATCCTGCGGCGCGCGATCCGTCACGCGCAGCGGCTTTCGCCCGAGCCATCGTTGTATGCCCGCGTCTGCGCGAAGGTCGTCGCGATCATGGGAGACGCTTATCCGGAGCTGGTCTCCTCGCGCGCGCGGATCCTCGAGACCGTCCAGCACGAGACCGAGCTGTTCCTGCGCACGCTGGACCGCGGCAACGCCATTCTCGCGGAAGAGATCTCCCGCGGCAGGCAGGTCTCCGGGGAGTTGGCGTTCAAGCTCCACGACACCTACGGATTTCCCCTCGACCTGACCCAGGTCATCGCGGCGGAGAACGGCGCGACCGTCGACGTCGACGCTTTCGAGAAGCTGATGGACGAACAGCGCGCCCGCGGAGCCTTCGCCGGCTCGGGCGAGGCTGCCGTCGCCGACGTGCACAGGATCCTCGCCAGCGAGATGGGGGAGAACGAATTTCTCGGATACCAGGAGGTCGCATCGGAGGCGACGCTCCGGGCGATCCTCGTCGGCGGAAAGAGGGTGCCGAAGATCTCCGCCGGAGAGGAAGGAGAGCTGACTTTCGACCGGACTCCTTTCTACGGCGAGTCCGGCGGGCAGCTCGGCGACACCGGCTTCGTGACCAGCAACGCTTCGCGGGCGCGGATCCTCGACACCCAGCGCCCCGTTCACGGCCTGATCGTCCACAAGGCAAAGGTGCTCGAGGGAACGTTCACGGCGGGCGAGAAGGTCGAGCTGATCGTCGATGCCGACCGGCGGGCAGGGCTGCGCCGCAACCACAGCGCGACGCACCTGTTGCACCGGACCCTGCGCGAGGTCCTCGGCGAGACCGTGAAACAGGCGGGATCCGTCGTGGCTCCCGACTACCTGCGCTTCGACTACACGGCGTACCAGCCGCTCACCGACGAGCAGCGCATGGAGATCGAGCGGCGCGTCAACCAGCTGGTCTACGAGAATCACGAGGCCGAGACGAAGGTGATGGATCCGGAATCGGCGATGAAGTCCGGTGCCATCGCCTTCTTCGGGGACAAGTACACGCAGCTGGCCAAGGTGCGCGTCCTGCAGATCGGCCCGTCGGTCGAGCTGTGCGGCGGCACGCATGTCTCGCGGTCGGGAGACATCGGCTTCTTCAAGGTCGTCAGCGAGGGCGCGATTGCAGCCGGCGTCCGCCGCATCGTGGCGGTGACGGGCCCTGAGGCGCTGAAGCTGGTGCACGAGGAAGAGCAGCAGCTCGCGCGCGCGGCGGCCGCGCTCCGCACCGCGCCCAAGGAAGTCGCCACCCGCGCCGAGCAGGCCGCGAGCCGGATCCGGGAGCTCGAACGGGAGCTGGAAGCGCTGCAGCGGAAGCAAGCCGCGGCGAAATCGAGCGAGCTGGCACAGGGGGCGCGCGAAGTGCGCGGCGTCAAGGTCGTGTCGGCACGCCACCACACCGGAGAGCCGGAGGCGTTGCGGGAGCTGGCCGACAAGCTGCGGGACCAGCTCCGGAGCGGCATCGTCGTGCTCGGAGGCGAGAAGGACGGCAAGGCCAACCTGCTCGTCGCCGTCACCAGTGATCTTTCCAAGAAGTACCCCGCCGGCAATCTGGTGAAGGAACTGTCGAAGACGCTCGGCGGACGAGGCGGCGGAAAACCCGAGCTCGCGCAGGCGGGCGGCGGCGATCCGGCACAGCTCGACGCTGCGCTGGCCCGCGCCTACGAGCTCGTCTGAAGCCACTGCGCGAGCGTGCGCTGCGCTCGCGCGGGGTCCGGCGACTCGATCCGGACCTGCTTCTTCCGGCTCCTGGCACCGCTGATC encodes the following:
- the alaS gene encoding alanine--tRNA ligase: MPTPWKAADIRESFLRFFEERGHRRVKSSSLVPQNDPTLLFTNAGMNQFKDVFTGRETRDYKRAVSSQKCVRAGGKHNDLENVGFTARHHTFFEMLGNFSFGDYFKKEAIAWAWELVTRVLAMPADRLAVTVFRDDDEAEALWRSIGVRKERIFRLGEKDNFWAMGPTGPCGPCSEIHLYRLAGGNQAQIDEHAHRFFALDQAEQLGSDSWMELWNLVFMQFERKEPDGPLSPLPKPSIDTGAGLERVAAAVQNVPSNYDTDLLRPLIDEAAHISGKTYSPTDAVDAHGPSASMRVVADHSRAAAFLLADGVLPSNEGRGYVLRRILRRAIRHAQRLSPEPSLYARVCAKVVAIMGDAYPELVSSRARILETVQHETELFLRTLDRGNAILAEEISRGRQVSGELAFKLHDTYGFPLDLTQVIAAENGATVDVDAFEKLMDEQRARGAFAGSGEAAVADVHRILASEMGENEFLGYQEVASEATLRAILVGGKRVPKISAGEEGELTFDRTPFYGESGGQLGDTGFVTSNASRARILDTQRPVHGLIVHKAKVLEGTFTAGEKVELIVDADRRAGLRRNHSATHLLHRTLREVLGETVKQAGSVVAPDYLRFDYTAYQPLTDEQRMEIERRVNQLVYENHEAETKVMDPESAMKSGAIAFFGDKYTQLAKVRVLQIGPSVELCGGTHVSRSGDIGFFKVVSEGAIAAGVRRIVAVTGPEALKLVHEEEQQLARAAAALRTAPKEVATRAEQAASRIRELERELEALQRKQAAAKSSELAQGAREVRGVKVVSARHHTGEPEALRELADKLRDQLRSGIVVLGGEKDGKANLLVAVTSDLSKKYPAGNLVKELSKTLGGRGGGKPELAQAGGGDPAQLDAALARAYELV